From Pseudomonas fluorescens:
TGCCCGGGCCGATGTTCTGCACACGGCGCATCAGCCAGGCCAGCACGAAGATCAAGCCGACCACCAGCAACAGGCCCAGCACCAGCTGGGTCAGTTGCCCGCCGACGCCACCGCCCACCGGCGCAACGGCGGCCTGGGCCACCGGCTCGGCGGCCCAGGCCGCCAATGGCAGCGCGACTAACAGTCCCACCATCAGCCGTTTCATATCAGCGCAACTTCTTGATGCGTTCGCTCGGGCTGATCACGTCGGTCAAGCGGATGCCGAACTTTTCGTTGACCACCACCACTTCGCCATGGGCGATCAGGGTGCCGTTGACCAGCACGTCCAGCGGCTCACCCGCCAGGCGGTCCAGCTCGATCACCGAGCCCTGGTTGAGTTGCAGCAGGTTGCGGATGTTGATGTCGGTGCTGCCCACTTCCATGGAGATCGACACCGGGATATCGAGAATCACATCCAGGTTCGGGCCATCGAGGGTCACCGGCTCGTTGTTCTTCGGCACGCTGCCGAACTCTTCCATCGGCAGGCGCTTGCCGGCCGGCGCGGTGGCGGCGTCAGCGGCCAGCAATGCGTCGATATCGTCCTGGCCGACATCACCGGTTTCTTCCAGGGCCGCGGCCCATTCGTCGGCCAGGGCCTGGTCTTCGGCGGAAGTGCTTTCGTGTTCGGTAGCCATTACATGTCCTCGGCGGAGCAAACATTCATAAATGGGGGTGCATCAATCGGGGTGGCTCAGCGACGGTTGATCGCCTCGACCACTTGCAGCGCCAGGTTGCCCTTGTGGGAACCGAGCTTGACCTTGAACGACGGCACGCCATTGGCGCGCATGATCATTTCTTCCGGCAATTCCACTGGAATCACATCGCCTGGCTGCATGTGCAAAATATCGCGCAAGCGCAACTGGCGACGGGCCACGGTGGCGCTCAGGGGAACGTCGACGTCGAGCAGGTCTTCGCGCAGGGCCTTGACCCAGCGTTCGTCCTGGTCGTCCAGGTCGGACTGGAAACCGGCGTCGAGCATTTCGCGCACCGGCTCGATCATCGAGTACGGCATG
This genomic window contains:
- the fliN gene encoding flagellar motor switch protein FliN, with the translated sequence MATEHESTSAEDQALADEWAAALEETGDVGQDDIDALLAADAATAPAGKRLPMEEFGSVPKNNEPVTLDGPNLDVILDIPVSISMEVGSTDINIRNLLQLNQGSVIELDRLAGEPLDVLVNGTLIAHGEVVVVNEKFGIRLTDVISPSERIKKLR